A stretch of the Saprospiraceae bacterium genome encodes the following:
- a CDS encoding Crp/Fnr family transcriptional regulator has product MDLNTLSEFRSSKELQEKLATYGIAKHFSEGAVILDENAHIRSIPIVTRGSIRVIRTDDEDDRELFLYYIKAGESCIMSFLGGIHHDTSKVKAIAEEETDILFIPIEKVSLLIKEYPAWLDYIFRLYHKRFEELLDVVNEIAFKKMDERLLSFINKKCELTKSSTLYVTHEQLAQELGTARVVISRLLKQMESAGLVSLGRNKISLLVGKSSN; this is encoded by the coding sequence ATGGATTTAAATACTTTATCGGAATTCAGGTCATCAAAAGAATTGCAAGAAAAACTTGCAACTTATGGCATTGCCAAACATTTTTCAGAAGGAGCCGTCATATTAGATGAAAATGCACACATTCGGTCGATTCCAATCGTTACCCGTGGAAGTATCCGGGTCATACGCACCGATGACGAAGACGATCGTGAATTGTTCTTATATTATATCAAAGCCGGCGAAAGCTGCATTATGTCTTTTTTAGGGGGTATTCATCACGACACCAGCAAAGTAAAGGCCATAGCAGAAGAAGAGACGGATATTCTATTTATTCCTATTGAGAAAGTTAGCTTACTTATTAAAGAATATCCAGCCTGGCTTGATTATATTTTTAGATTATACCACAAACGTTTTGAAGAATTACTGGATGTTGTCAACGAAATTGCCTTTAAGAAAATGGATGAGCGCCTGCTCTCCTTTATCAATAAAAAATGCGAACTGACAAAAAGTTCGACGCTTTATGTCACGCACGAGCAATTGGCACAAGAACTAGGCACTGCACGGGTTGTAATTTCTCGATTACTAAAACAAATGGAATCAGCGGGTCTGGTCAGTTTGGGTCGCAATAAGATAAGTTTGCTTGTTGGGAAATCGTCCAATTAA
- a CDS encoding phosphatidylserine decarboxylase family protein has translation MYIHKEGRAWVIGSLLVYILLIILFQNIIPTYNWILIILLGIPFLLILNFFRNPIRTIPQSDDHKVYAAADGKIVVIEEVFESEYFNDSRKMVSIFMNPLNVHCNRYPVSGKVVYTKYHPGKYLVAWHPKSSTENERNTVVIETTFGTQILMRQIAGALARRIVSYAQLNDSAKQGEDFGFIKFGSRVDLYFPLNAEIKVELQQLVKGNLDVIAHLK, from the coding sequence ATGTACATACATAAAGAAGGAAGAGCCTGGGTTATTGGATCCTTGTTGGTTTATATCCTGTTAATCATTTTATTCCAAAACATCATTCCGACCTATAATTGGATTCTCATCATTCTATTGGGCATTCCATTCTTATTAATTCTCAATTTTTTCAGAAATCCAATTCGGACAATTCCTCAATCAGATGATCACAAGGTTTATGCCGCTGCTGATGGAAAGATTGTAGTCATTGAAGAAGTTTTTGAGTCTGAATATTTTAACGACTCCCGTAAAATGGTGAGTATTTTTATGAACCCGCTCAATGTGCATTGCAATCGCTATCCGGTAAGTGGAAAAGTTGTTTATACGAAATATCATCCGGGAAAATATCTGGTAGCCTGGCATCCAAAATCTTCTACAGAAAATGAACGCAATACGGTTGTAATTGAAACGACCTTTGGTACTCAAATTCTGATGCGTCAAATTGCGGGTGCATTGGCACGAAGGATTGTTTCTTATGCTCAACTTAATGATTCCGCTAAGCAAGGGGAAGATTTTGGTTTTATAAAATTTGGATCCCGGGTGGACTTATATTTTCCTTTAAATGCAGAAATCAAGGTGGAACTTCAGCAACTGGTTAAAGGGAATTTGGATGTAATCGCACACTTAAAATAA
- a CDS encoding phosphatidate cytidylyltransferase: MEGAIGGIAFGILAAYLLNTYMFQQPYPIEKIIVLGVAVCIAGITGDLYESRMKRLAGIKDSGNLLPGHGGFLDRFDSFFYIIPVGIFVLSI; this comes from the coding sequence ATAGAAGGCGCTATTGGTGGCATTGCTTTTGGAATCCTGGCTGCATACTTACTAAATACCTATATGTTTCAGCAGCCTTATCCTATTGAAAAAATTATTGTCCTGGGCGTGGCTGTATGCATTGCTGGCATTACCGGTGATTTGTATGAATCCAGAATGAAACGCCTTGCAGGCATTAAAGACAGTGGAAATTTATTGCCAGGTCACGGTGGCTTTCTGGATCGATTCGATAGTTTTTTCTATATCATTCCTGTAGGTATTTTTGTACTCTCAATTTAA
- a CDS encoding phosphatidate cytidylyltransferase: MKTRILTGLVLGLFMISGMLYSFFTCLMLFVIICAFSHQEWQKNFLINESKLTKTIYTVFFLVCLCLLIFVEQLNFANKLNEWLPYFNSSVILILALFGIPLYLNKNWKFTQSWYCGIFYIYFPMIVGIYFLHQDFETNRWLILGLIIINWCNDSFAYFTGRLIGRTPLAPSISPKKQ, encoded by the coding sequence ATGAAAACACGAATCCTTACCGGTCTGGTTTTAGGCTTGTTTATGATATCCGGCATGTTATACAGCTTTTTTACTTGTTTGATGTTGTTTGTAATCATTTGTGCTTTTTCACACCAAGAATGGCAAAAGAATTTTTTAATCAATGAATCAAAATTGACCAAGACCATTTACACTGTATTTTTTCTTGTATGTCTTTGCTTATTGATTTTTGTCGAACAGCTAAATTTTGCAAATAAGCTGAACGAATGGCTCCCCTATTTCAATTCAAGCGTAATTTTAATATTGGCTTTATTTGGAATTCCATTATATCTTAATAAAAATTGGAAGTTTACACAGAGCTGGTATTGCGGCATTTTTTATATTTATTTTCCAATGATTGTTGGAATTTACTTTTTACATCAGGATTTTGAAACAAACCGCTGGCTTATTCTAGGATTGATCATCATCAATTGGTGTAATGACAGTTTTGCTTATTTTACCGGAAGATTAATAGGAAGAACACCGCTTGCACCGTCCATATCTCCTAAAAAACAATAG
- a CDS encoding CPBP family intramembrane metalloprotease codes for MSKSKLIFLFYFVLLVLCGLLLSYALMFLGFWLKGIDLSSILQDGPGLFETLSAPELLIMQLCSQVFSMILPAWIYMKMDTELAAALQTKKFNLNRFVFCLSFFLLSIPLVGFSAYYNQLIPLPEWMIQNEDRVKQFIEKLLTFHSFSDLIMAFTVIAVIPAIAEEWVFRGIIQNYLIRWLKNPWIGLILSAALFSGIHMQFEGFIPRFILGFSLGFVYLIGKSLWYPIVLHLINNGSQVILAYFNQEEIQKQLSGEMEKPQASLVLVATILCILNAWFLFKKSTTEQ; via the coding sequence ATGTCCAAAAGTAAGCTGATCTTTTTATTTTATTTTGTACTCCTCGTGCTTTGCGGCCTGTTGTTAAGTTATGCTTTGATGTTTTTGGGCTTTTGGCTTAAAGGCATAGATTTAAGTTCAATCCTGCAAGACGGTCCCGGTCTTTTTGAAACATTAAGCGCACCAGAATTACTGATTATGCAATTATGCAGTCAGGTTTTTTCCATGATCCTGCCTGCCTGGATTTACATGAAAATGGATACCGAACTTGCTGCTGCTTTACAAACCAAGAAATTTAACTTGAATCGATTTGTCTTTTGTTTAAGTTTTTTTCTTTTGAGCATTCCCCTGGTTGGATTTTCTGCATACTACAATCAATTAATTCCCTTACCTGAATGGATGATTCAAAACGAAGACCGGGTCAAGCAATTTATCGAAAAATTATTAACCTTCCATTCGTTTTCAGATTTAATCATGGCTTTCACTGTCATTGCAGTTATTCCTGCAATTGCAGAGGAATGGGTGTTTAGAGGCATCATCCAAAATTATTTGATTCGATGGCTTAAAAATCCCTGGATCGGCTTGATACTAAGTGCAGCACTCTTTTCTGGAATTCATATGCAATTTGAAGGGTTTATACCCAGATTTATCTTAGGCTTTAGTTTAGGTTTTGTATACTTGATTGGGAAAAGTCTTTGGTATCCCATCGTGTTGCATCTTATTAATAATGGCAGTCAGGTTATACTGGCTTATTTTAATCAAGAGGAAATTCAAAAACAACTGAGCGGTGAAATGGAAAAACCACAAGCAAGTCTCGTGTTAGTTGCCACGATCCTTTGCATATTGAATGCCTGGTTTTTATTTAAAAAATCGACTACGGAACAATGA
- a CDS encoding pyridoxine 5'-phosphate synthase — MTRLSVNINKIALIRNSRKGNYPDLIKFALDCERFGADGITVHPRPDQRHIRFSDIGELKKVLKTELNIEGFPSPHFIDLVCTHKPTQVTLVPDSPEVLTSDQGWNIEKNRKLLKDCIDRFKREGIRVSLFLDPDVEMVQRARDVGSDCIELYTGPYSWNYTKNRFEHIKLHEAAALKGIELGMRIHAGHDLNLQNLAFYKLQIPRLDEVSIGHALITDAIYFGLENVLLMYKNCIK, encoded by the coding sequence GTGACCAGATTAAGTGTAAATATCAATAAAATTGCTTTAATCCGAAATTCCCGTAAAGGCAATTACCCCGATTTGATCAAGTTCGCTCTGGATTGTGAACGATTTGGGGCTGATGGGATCACAGTTCATCCACGACCAGACCAGCGGCACATTCGGTTTTCTGATATAGGCGAATTAAAAAAAGTGCTAAAAACTGAATTAAATATCGAGGGATTTCCTTCTCCTCATTTTATTGATTTAGTCTGCACCCACAAACCAACTCAGGTTACATTAGTTCCTGATTCCCCGGAAGTCTTGACTTCCGATCAAGGTTGGAATATTGAAAAAAACCGCAAACTCCTGAAAGATTGCATTGATCGGTTTAAACGGGAAGGAATTCGGGTATCTCTTTTTTTGGATCCTGATGTTGAAATGGTGCAACGAGCCCGGGATGTAGGCTCAGATTGTATTGAATTGTACACAGGACCGTATTCCTGGAATTATACGAAAAATCGATTCGAGCATATAAAACTGCATGAAGCAGCAGCATTAAAAGGGATCGAACTTGGCATGAGAATTCATGCTGGCCACGATCTGAATTTACAGAATTTGGCCTTCTATAAATTGCAAATACCCCGGCTGGATGAAGTTTCTATAGGGCATGCCCTCATTACAGATGCAATTTATTTTGGTTTGGAAAACGTCTTACTCATGTATAAGAATTGTATTAAGTAA
- a CDS encoding SusC/RagA family TonB-linked outer membrane protein, which produces MKKVLFVFLSLFCILASAQAQRMVKGTVTDKKGDPVIGANIVAKGTNVGTVTDINGSYSLNVPAGVSTLVVSYTGYNTQELTLGVSNLLDVSMDEGVLLTETVITALGVKRNKSDVVYANQSVSSEDLNSSASRSVLNALQGKVAGVKIGQASGAVGASTRVVLRGETSLTQGNNALIVVDGVPVNNSATSGGGGTGKDGDRDNYVDFGNRGNDINPDDIENVTVLKGPAATTLYGSRGGSGVILITTKAGRKSEKPNISFNSSYSAEHVLLLYKYQEQYGSGYESCNGCGGGINIFMGENFAWGSKFDGRLIPWTAAPFDENHELIPLSNGKIEQLVRPYSAVKDNVKNFFEIGQTIRNNFSISGGSDKFTYLLSYTNFSNKGIVLNTELNKHNIQLNVGAQFSDKWRSDFKMNYSKINQRGATEGGYPFGYSAGTPAMAFVTQTPSNIPFNELRDYNSPYHDFKGFYGQYSINPYYILDNQDLRNSVDNVISSASLTYKPAPKWSFTGRISTNFITSSVTEKGPKFAYHTAFTWADGELVDGGRTPESVFSLGSYKESSTRITDLIYDAFGNYATGLGKDFKLSSTLGLNSIDQSFRQVSGSTVGGLVIPGFYDLSNSTEQARATRKTTQYRLYGIYFNNSLSFRDYATFEYSARQDYSSTLPVDNRGFFYQAVGFSFVPTSVGDWSFGPFNYLKLRGGIGSAGKDAPLYRLNTYYNLNPLLLDLGDDFQVRFPFNEQTGAQKGQSIGNPSLKPELSITSEVGADIGLFKDRVELNATIYKINSKNQIVDVNIPWSSGFAFVPANIGKMENKGIEIGATITPVHTRNFSWKINGSWSKNKNKVIEINDPNIDGEELTIYTGLVHFTGHGSLNLVAVEGQPFGTFKGTGFTYDDQGRIVVNASGNPQKSAELEYLGNYQPNFLYTIGTEFKFWNFTLNALLDGKDGGLFYSGTKLSTEFNGTASTTLINDRKAFVVDNSVTLNGDVNTKETNAYSYFRGLPASAYLLDASYLKFRELSLFYNFPSFKGKNGFSSLSIGVFAKNLKFWVAKENTFADPEVGGVGGASDAVGIETTTTPTSRSIGAELRVRF; this is translated from the coding sequence ATGAAGAAAGTTTTATTTGTTTTTCTGTCGCTTTTTTGCATTCTGGCTTCAGCGCAAGCACAGCGAATGGTAAAAGGTACAGTTACCGACAAGAAAGGTGATCCGGTTATTGGTGCAAACATCGTAGCCAAAGGCACCAATGTTGGAACCGTCACCGATATCAATGGCAGTTACAGTTTAAATGTTCCAGCCGGGGTTTCAACCCTTGTAGTAAGTTATACGGGTTACAACACCCAGGAACTTACATTAGGCGTAAGCAATTTGCTAGACGTTTCTATGGACGAAGGTGTGTTATTAACGGAAACCGTTATTACCGCATTGGGAGTTAAAAGAAATAAAAGCGATGTGGTTTATGCCAATCAATCTGTTAGTTCAGAGGATTTGAATTCATCTGCAAGTCGAAGCGTATTAAATGCACTTCAAGGAAAAGTTGCAGGGGTTAAAATTGGCCAGGCTTCTGGAGCAGTTGGTGCTTCTACCCGGGTGGTTTTGAGAGGAGAAACTTCTTTGACCCAAGGGAATAATGCATTAATTGTTGTTGACGGAGTGCCTGTAAACAACAGCGCCACTTCTGGTGGAGGCGGTACCGGTAAAGATGGTGACCGTGATAATTATGTTGACTTTGGAAACAGAGGAAACGACATCAATCCAGATGACATTGAAAATGTTACTGTATTAAAAGGTCCTGCTGCGACCACATTGTATGGTTCAAGAGGTGGATCCGGTGTAATTTTAATTACAACAAAAGCTGGAAGAAAATCTGAAAAACCAAATATTTCTTTCAATTCATCATATAGCGCAGAACACGTATTGTTGCTTTATAAATATCAGGAGCAATATGGTTCCGGATATGAGTCTTGCAATGGTTGTGGTGGTGGAATTAATATTTTTATGGGGGAAAACTTTGCATGGGGTTCTAAATTTGACGGCCGTCTGATTCCATGGACAGCAGCTCCTTTTGATGAAAACCACGAATTGATTCCATTGTCTAATGGTAAAATCGAGCAATTGGTTAGGCCATACAGTGCTGTAAAAGATAACGTTAAAAACTTTTTTGAAATCGGTCAAACCATCCGCAATAATTTTTCAATCAGCGGTGGTAGCGATAAATTTACTTATCTGTTATCTTATACCAATTTTAGCAATAAAGGAATTGTTTTAAATACAGAATTAAATAAACACAACATTCAATTGAATGTAGGAGCACAATTCTCTGATAAATGGAGGTCTGATTTTAAAATGAATTATTCCAAAATTAATCAAAGAGGTGCTACAGAAGGAGGATACCCATTTGGTTATTCTGCGGGTACTCCAGCAATGGCATTTGTTACGCAGACGCCATCCAACATTCCTTTTAATGAATTAAGGGATTACAACAGTCCGTACCATGATTTCAAAGGTTTTTATGGACAATATTCTATCAATCCATATTACATCCTTGACAACCAGGATCTGCGCAACTCAGTAGACAATGTGATATCCAGTGCTTCCTTAACTTATAAACCAGCACCAAAATGGAGCTTTACAGGTCGTATCAGCACCAACTTTATTACCAGTTCGGTGACTGAAAAAGGACCTAAATTTGCTTACCATACTGCCTTTACCTGGGCTGATGGTGAATTAGTAGATGGAGGAAGAACTCCTGAATCTGTATTCAGTTTGGGTTCATACAAAGAATCTTCAACAAGAATTACCGATCTTATTTATGATGCTTTTGGAAATTATGCAACCGGATTAGGTAAAGATTTCAAATTAAGCAGCACATTGGGTCTTAATTCTATTGATCAATCTTTCCGTCAGGTTTCTGGCTCAACGGTGGGAGGTCTTGTAATACCTGGATTTTACGACTTGTCTAACTCAACAGAACAGGCACGTGCAACCAGAAAAACGACTCAATACCGTCTTTATGGTATTTACTTTAATAATTCTTTGAGCTTCAGAGATTATGCAACTTTTGAATATTCTGCAAGACAAGATTATTCTTCAACCTTACCAGTAGACAATAGAGGATTCTTTTATCAGGCTGTTGGATTTTCATTTGTTCCAACTTCAGTGGGTGATTGGAGCTTTGGACCATTCAACTACCTTAAGTTAAGAGGTGGAATCGGAAGCGCTGGAAAAGATGCTCCTTTATATCGCTTAAATACTTATTACAATTTAAATCCTTTATTATTGGATTTAGGGGATGATTTCCAGGTTCGCTTTCCTTTTAATGAACAAACTGGTGCCCAAAAAGGACAAAGTATTGGAAATCCAAGTTTAAAGCCTGAGCTATCAATTACATCAGAGGTTGGTGCGGATATTGGACTATTTAAAGATCGTGTTGAATTAAACGCAACGATTTATAAAATCAATTCAAAAAATCAAATTGTTGACGTAAATATTCCATGGTCTTCAGGTTTTGCTTTTGTTCCAGCTAACATTGGAAAAATGGAAAACAAAGGAATTGAAATTGGGGCAACAATTACTCCGGTTCATACCAGAAATTTTAGTTGGAAAATCAACGGTTCCTGGTCAAAAAATAAAAACAAAGTAATTGAAATTAATGATCCAAATATTGATGGGGAGGAATTAACTATTTACACTGGATTGGTGCATTTCACAGGCCATGGTTCATTAAACCTGGTTGCTGTTGAAGGACAACCATTCGGTACTTTTAAAGGCACCGGATTTACTTATGATGACCAAGGACGTATCGTTGTAAATGCCAGTGGAAATCCACAAAAAAGTGCTGAGTTAGAATACTTAGGTAACTATCAACCTAATTTCCTTTATACAATCGGTACAGAATTTAAATTCTGGAATTTTACTTTAAATGCATTGCTTGATGGTAAAGACGGTGGTTTGTTTTATTCTGGTACTAAATTAAGTACTGAGTTTAACGGAACTGCCAGTACGACTTTGATCAACGATCGCAAAGCATTTGTTGTTGACAATAGTGTAACTTTAAATGGTGATGTAAATACCAAAGAAACCAATGCATATTCTTATTTCAGAGGTTTGCCGGCAAGTGCCTATTTGTTGGATGCATCTTATTTGAAATTCAGAGAATTAAGTTTGTTCTATAATTTCCCATCATTTAAAGGTAAGAATGGATTCAGTTCACTTTCAATCGGTGTATTTGCTAAGAACCTGAAATTCTGGGTTGCTAAAGAAAATACGTTTGCCGATCCTGAAGTAGGTGGAGTAGGTGGAGCTTCTGATGCAGTAGGCATTGAAACAACAACAACGCCAACATCCAGAAGTATTGGAGCTGAATTAAGAGTAAGATTCTAA
- a CDS encoding SusD/RagB family nutrient-binding outer membrane lipoprotein produces the protein MYTAIGFGERLFPILGIWCQYHTGGPGVSLGDPDQHILSSSEGNQIFRSVYRAANNFNYIIKNAPEEKFYVAIAKIMKVYGIQTCVDLFGDIPYTEALKGDISDGSILHPKYDNGKDVIYPALAAELIEAAKILHDGGSFRKPGSDDLVYGGDLAKWEQFANSLLLKLYIRQGATQKVKDLVAADPPFISTNEDAAKVAFPGGSTGSNPFWTAARSTALGNFYVATTTTLEYLESTNDPRIDYFYDRNDGGDHKGINPGDVENAPTSSATLSKPAGALKKDGGLIFNPTAPVIFMTAWESNLLLAEAAVMGAAGDAKASYEAAVKENFAYLGVTAGADATYLAGKGAFDAAAPLKSIGYQKWVCMNGLQPIESWIETRRVDNAGNPIFTSPGGIFKSPTKNALGVGIYPSIMPYPESEESLNQSFPGQHLLTAKVFWDN, from the coding sequence TTGTATACTGCCATTGGGTTTGGTGAACGCTTATTTCCTATCTTAGGAATTTGGTGTCAATACCATACCGGTGGACCTGGTGTATCTTTAGGAGATCCGGATCAACACATACTTTCTTCTTCAGAAGGAAATCAAATTTTCCGTTCTGTTTATCGGGCAGCAAATAATTTTAATTACATCATTAAAAATGCCCCTGAAGAAAAATTTTATGTTGCTATTGCTAAAATCATGAAGGTGTATGGCATCCAGACCTGTGTAGATTTATTTGGTGATATCCCTTATACAGAAGCATTAAAAGGAGATATTTCAGATGGTTCTATTTTACATCCTAAATATGATAATGGAAAAGATGTAATTTATCCAGCTTTAGCAGCGGAATTAATTGAAGCAGCTAAAATTTTACACGACGGGGGTTCTTTCAGAAAACCTGGTAGCGATGATTTAGTATATGGTGGTGATTTAGCAAAATGGGAGCAATTTGCAAATTCCTTGTTGTTAAAATTGTACATAAGACAAGGTGCTACTCAAAAAGTAAAAGATTTGGTAGCTGCTGATCCACCATTTATCAGTACCAATGAAGATGCAGCAAAAGTTGCTTTTCCAGGTGGTTCAACAGGTAGCAATCCATTTTGGACTGCAGCCAGAAGTACGGCACTGGGTAATTTTTATGTTGCAACAACCACTACTTTGGAGTATTTAGAAAGCACCAACGATCCTAGAATTGATTATTTCTATGATCGCAATGATGGAGGAGATCATAAAGGGATCAATCCTGGAGATGTTGAAAATGCGCCAACCAGTTCTGCTACTTTATCTAAACCAGCAGGAGCCTTGAAAAAAGATGGCGGATTAATTTTTAATCCAACTGCACCCGTTATTTTTATGACAGCGTGGGAAAGCAATTTGTTATTGGCTGAAGCTGCTGTAATGGGAGCTGCAGGAGATGCAAAAGCTTCTTATGAAGCGGCAGTAAAAGAAAATTTTGCTTACCTAGGCGTTACAGCAGGAGCGGATGCAACCTATCTGGCAGGTAAAGGTGCTTTTGATGCAGCAGCTCCTTTAAAATCAATCGGTTACCAGAAATGGGTTTGTATGAATGGATTACAACCAATTGAATCCTGGATAGAAACCAGAAGAGTAGATAATGCAGGAAATCCAATTTTCACAAGTCCTGGAGGTATTTTCAAAAGTCCAACTAAAAATGCGTTGGGAGTTGGAATCTATCCGAGCATTATGCCTTATCCGGAAAGCGAAGAAAGCTTAAATCAAAGCTTTCCAGGTCAGCATCTTCTTACAGCTAAAGTATTTTGGGATAACTAA
- a CDS encoding 30S ribosomal protein S21: MLIIDVKDVESIDRALKKYKKKFEQSQTLRQLRSRKHFTKPSVERRSEILKAMYRQDYISKNV, from the coding sequence ATGTTGATAATTGACGTCAAAGACGTAGAATCCATTGACCGGGCTCTTAAGAAGTACAAAAAGAAGTTTGAACAATCACAAACTTTAAGACAATTAAGAAGCCGTAAACATTTTACCAAACCTTCAGTGGAAAGACGTTCTGAAATTCTCAAAGCGATGTATCGCCAGGATTACATTTCAAAGAACGTATAA
- a CDS encoding tyrosine-type recombinase/integrase yields MDKLELFSRYLHTQKKYSIHTIEAYTLDLKQFKEFLALQYKLDLNQSFDILHVRSWMASMGKAGLDNRSIRRKLSSLKHFCKFLMRRKLLLENPMLKLSSPKIKKRLPVVLREQDLNLHPQTDFRGLDYKECLKETLIWTFYGLGLRRNELIELKLSDVHFKAAQLKVLGKGNKERILPFGNELAEIFLRYLDVRSAFKIPESEYFFVLPNGKKLYPKMVYLLVNNWLKDKTSISKKSPHVLRHSFATHISNQGADIYAVKELLGHSSLAATQIYTHNSIEQLKNAYRQAHPRAGK; encoded by the coding sequence ATGGATAAGTTGGAATTATTTTCGCGTTATCTCCATACGCAAAAGAAGTACTCAATTCATACAATTGAGGCATATACTCTTGATTTAAAGCAATTTAAAGAATTTCTTGCGCTTCAATACAAGCTTGATCTTAACCAGTCCTTTGACATCTTACATGTTAGGAGTTGGATGGCTTCAATGGGGAAAGCCGGACTTGATAATCGGTCCATCCGTAGAAAGCTTTCCAGTCTGAAGCATTTTTGTAAGTTTTTAATGCGGCGAAAGCTTTTGCTCGAAAACCCGATGCTCAAGTTAAGCAGCCCAAAAATTAAAAAGCGATTGCCGGTTGTATTGCGTGAGCAAGATCTAAACCTGCATCCTCAAACTGATTTCAGAGGACTTGATTATAAAGAATGCCTTAAAGAAACCCTTATTTGGACCTTTTACGGATTGGGTTTAAGACGGAATGAACTGATTGAATTAAAGTTAAGCGATGTCCATTTTAAGGCAGCTCAACTCAAAGTTTTAGGAAAAGGAAATAAAGAGCGAATTCTTCCCTTTGGAAATGAACTAGCGGAAATTTTTCTGCGTTATTTAGATGTGAGGAGTGCGTTCAAAATACCTGAAAGTGAATATTTCTTTGTATTGCCAAACGGTAAAAAACTATATCCTAAGATGGTTTACTTGCTGGTTAACAATTGGTTAAAAGACAAAACCAGCATTTCGAAAAAAAGTCCGCATGTATTGCGTCACAGTTTTGCTACCCACATCTCAAATCAGGGAGCTGATATTTATGCTGTAAAAGAACTTTTAGGACATTCTTCTTTAGCGGCAACGCAGATTTATACGCATAATTCGATTGAACAACTTAAAAATGCATATCGCCAGGCTCATCCGCGAGCCGGCAAATAA
- the raiA gene encoding ribosome-associated translation inhibitor RaiA, which yields MVTTIQSIHFNADEKLINLIEGKLNRLTHYLQDKVLETKVILRLEQVGRIQDKVVEVIINLPGQPVVAKCTRKSFEEALLQVIASLKKQLLRYKEKIQQKHS from the coding sequence ATGGTCACTACAATTCAATCTATCCACTTTAACGCAGATGAAAAATTGATAAACCTTATTGAAGGTAAGTTGAATCGATTAACGCATTATCTTCAAGATAAAGTGTTGGAAACCAAAGTAATTCTCAGATTAGAACAGGTGGGTCGAATTCAAGATAAGGTGGTAGAAGTAATCATTAATTTACCAGGACAACCCGTTGTAGCAAAATGCACAAGAAAGAGTTTTGAGGAAGCACTTTTGCAAGTTATAGCCAGTTTAAAAAAGCAGTTACTGCGTTATAAAGAAAAAATTCAGCAAAAACACAGCTAA